Sequence from the Saccharopolyspora pogona genome:
TGCCGTTCGAACCGCGGGGACCCGGAACCTGGTGCGTGTTGCGCTCACGGCCTCGCCGGCGACCGAACACCGCGAACCTCCTTGCTACGCGTGCGCCTGCTGGGAACCGTGCCGCGGGCCGCCGGCTGCCTGGACCGGGCGGGCCGCTGCGGTTGCTGCGGCTGCTGCGGGCGAACCCGCTTGGACTTCTTCCTGGGCCGAGGCCGCTGCGCCTTCACCCTGATCCGCGCCGCGCTGGCGGCGCCGCCCGTGCCGGACGTCTTCTCGCGGGGCGTGGTGAGCTCGCGGAGCCACATCACCAGCACCGCACCCAGCGGGCGTTCGTGCCCGATCCGGGAGCAGATGATCCGGGTGACGACGACCGTGATGACCACGGCCCACGCGGTGGAGAAGAAGCCGAAGCCGATGTTCATCCGGCGCTCGACCCCGAGCACGATCAGGAACACCACGAGCCCCACGCCCCAGGCGACGTAGCGGGCCCGCCACGGGAAGGTCGCCTTGGGTGGGCCGAGCCAGACCGCGTCGACCCGGTAGATCTCGTCGTCGGTCCGTATTCGCACGCCGGATCACCCGCCGCTGGTGCTGAACAGGCCAGCGATGAACGTGCCGATGTTGACACCCGCCCCGTTGACGGCGAGGCCGACGATCGCGAGCGCGACGATCACCCCGCCGACGCGGCGCATGACGCCCGCGTTGTCGCCCTTGCCGCCGCCCAGCCACAGCAGCAGGATCGCGACGGTGAGCAGCAGCAGCGGCAGCAGGTTTTCGAGGATCCAGCCCTGAATGCCTCCCGTGCCCACCTGTGTCTGCTGCGCCAGTACGTCCAGTTGCGCCAGTGTTTCCAGCGGCATGGCGGTCATCTCTTTATCCCTGATTGCGCTGAGTGTCGTCGGGTCGGTACCTCAGCGTTCCGGGCCGGCCCCGGCACGCAGGTACGAGTAGAACATGGCATGGTCACCAGAAGTAGTGGTTGCGAGTTCCGGTGTGGCGGAATCGGTCGCGCGTAGCCGTCGCCGTCACACCGTGAATAGGCCTTTCGGGCAAGCCACTTTCGGCGCACCACCGGGAAGAAGACGCTCACCAGGCCGGTTCTGGTCTGGATCAGTATGGCTGTTCACCCGCTTGCGAGCCCCTTCGTAACACACCGTGCACGTTTCCGGTGAGCCAGTGGATTTCCGCACATCGCGTCATGATGCACCCGACCGGATCACGCGAATGTGAAATCGCGGGGCCGGATCGGAACAAGGTGATCTTGGCGCGCCAACTCAGGGTAGCGGTTCCGGTACAGCGACCGGCGGGCAGGGCCGTCCCCCGACGGAGACCGGCCGGGTGCACAGTGGACGATTCACGATTCCGGCGGGCGGCCCGGAAGCCGGACGCCCCGGCATCGGCCGGGTCGTCCGGAACTGGAGCGGTCACTGGCTGGCCCAGTACGCGTAGGACTGGTAATCCGGATAGGGGCCGAGGAATTCCTGCAACGGGCCCAGTTCGATGGTCACGGCCGAATCGGTGACCAGCTCGGCCGCGATCTCGAAGGTGGTCTCCACCCAGCCGCGCGGATCGGCGTCGAACTGCCAGATGCCCGCGACCTCCCCGTTCACCTCGACCTGGATGGCCCGGGAACCGGTCGGCTCGGCGGCCTCCGGCTCGGTCGCGTCGATGCGCGCCATGACCGTCAGCGGCTGGTGCGGGATCAGGTCATGGAAGGTGAAGCTCTCGCCGCCGATGACGTGCCGACCGCTGTCGACCACGTCGCCGCCGTCGGGCCCGGTGACCGTCTTGACGTGGGTTTCCGGCTGGAAGCCCTGGTGCGCCGGCATCACCTGGTAGTCGTGCCGTTCCTCGTCGCGCAGGTCGGCGACGTTGAGGCGGTCGCGGATCTGCCCGTTCGGCGCCTGCAGCGGCTCGGCGCCGGAACCCAGCGCGTTCCAGTCGGCCTGGTAGATGGTCACCTTGTTGCAGGTCCGCGCCGCCTGGCAGGCCGATAGCCCGCCGATCGTGGTGTGCGAGAAGGTCGGCGACTTCAGCTCGAAGGTGATCAGCTCGCGGCCGAACAGGCCGCCCTCCCCGAGGCCGTGCACGCTCCACGAGTCGAAGATGACGAAGTAGTCCGGTCGCCGCTGCTGCGGCAGGTGCCGCAGTTCCTCGTAGAGGCTGCCGGCACCTGCAGGTTCGGGGTGGCGAACCCGGTGGTGGCCAGCCCGATCAGGTCGACCACGTAGCGGTCCGAGAAGTAGGCGATCGCGCCGACGTCGTTGACCGCGACGCTCGCCCCGCGCGGCAGGTGCCCCTTGATCCAGTGGCTGATGGTCACCTGCTGGTCCCGGATCCCGGCGGCCTGCTGCGCCTGCCGCAGGCTCCACGCCGGCAGTTGGGAGACGGTGAACAGCAAGGCCACCACGACCCCGCCGACCAGCACGGACCGCCGCGCGCCACCGGTGAACAGCTGCGCCGCCGAGTGTATCCCGATGACGCCGAACAGCAGCAGGATCGGCATCAGCGGCTGCACGTAGCGCATGTGGTGGATGTCGGAGTACTCCAGCGTCGACACCGAGGCCAGCACCAGCACGACCCCGAGCCCGGCGGCCAGCGCCAGGCCGCGCCACTGCGGGAACCGCCGGAACAGCCCGATCACGCCCGCCACCGCGAGCAGCAACGCACCGGGGAAGACGTAGTCCTGAGTGGACAGTCCAGTGAAAGCGTCCAGGAAGATGCGGAAATTGCTGAGCACCTTGTCCGCGACTTCCAGCGGGTACACCGCCGGCATGTGCAGCAGCGACTTGGCCAGCACGCCGTTCTGCTCCGCCGAACCCGTCGCGGACCAGTAGTACAGGTACTGGGCCCCTGCGGCGTAGACCGGCAGGCCGATCCAGAGGATCCGGCCGATCACGCGCGGCCAGGCGGCGCGGGTGCCGCGGGCGTGCGCGATCACGTGCCAGATCATCGCCAGGCCGAGCATCCCGGCGAACAGCAGCGCTTCGGTCCGGGTCAGCGCGGCCGCCACCGCGACCAGCGGAGTCCAGACGAACCGGCTCTGCGCGCGCTCGCTGGTGAACACCAGCAGCAGCGAGACGAGCAGGAAGGCGACGAACGCGATCTCCATGCCGCTGGTGGCGCCCCAGGCCAGCGGGCCGCTGAGCGCGACGAGCAGCCCGGCGAAGATGCCGACCTGGCGGCCGACGAGCCGGGTGCCGAGCCGGTAGGTGCCCGCGGCGGTCAACGCCAGGCACAGCGCGCCGAACGTCATCGCGAACGGAAGGAAGGCCGCGCCCTGGACGCCCAGCGCGTAGGCGCCGCCGAGGATCAGCACGTAGAGGAGGCTGCTCGCGCCGGTGCTGATCGGGTCACCGGTGTTGTACTGCAGGAAGTGCCCGGTACCGATCTGGCGCGCGTACTGCAAGTGGATGTAGGCGTCGTCGACCGGGGGGATGAAGTTCCACTGGTTGTAGGCCAGGTTCACGGCCAGGAACAACGCGCTGACGAGGAACGACAGGCCGCCGATCGACCACGCGGCGGCGTCCCGGAAGGGACGTCCGGCAGATCGCAAACCCCCCGCGACCGCCGCCGCGGTGGTCCGCTCGCTCGGGGTCGCGGCGGGTATCTCGTCGTGTTCGCCGACGCCGGGCGCCACGAATCTCGTCATTCTGGCTCCGAAGGTGGATCAGCGCGTTTCAACGCGCGGGAAGAAAGAAGTTGCCGACCGGCGGCGGCGAAGATCGGCGCGGCGTTGCGGACTCCTGAGAAACCGATGCCTCCCCGCAACGATCGCCCCGGCCTCAAGAACCCAACGACGTCACCCTCCGCAACTGAACGCACACGCTGGGAAACCTCGCAAAACGCCCATCGTGCGCACGAAGAGATTAACCCGTCCGGCGCACCAAACGATCTCCGGGTCGATCACCAGACCACCACGATCAACGCCGCACGAGCACCCCGACGAAGCCCGGCCCGCGAACCCCCGCCCGGACGCAACCGGCTCCACCAATCGGCACAACCACGCGCCCCCACAACGGTCGCCACGATCAGGCCAACGAGCCGCGCA
This genomic interval carries:
- a CDS encoding glycosyltransferase family 39 protein; this translates as MTRFVAPGVGEHDEIPAATPSERTTAAAVAGGLRSAGRPFRDAAAWSIGGLSFLVSALFLAVNLAYNQWNFIPPVDDAYIHLQYARQIGTGHFLQYNTGDPISTGASSLLYVLILGGAYALGVQGAAFLPFAMTFGALCLALTAAGTYRLGTRLVGRQVGIFAGLLVALSGPLAWGATSGMEIAFVAFLLVSLLLVFTSERAQSRFVWTPLVAVAAALTRTEALLFAGMLGLAMIWHVIAHARGTRAAWPRVIGRILWIGLPVYAAGAQYLYYWSATGSAEQNGVLAKSLLHMPAVYPLEVADKVLSNFRIFLDAFTGLSTQDYVFPGALLLAVAGVIGLFRRFPQWRGLALAAGLGVVLVLASVSTLEYSDIHHMRYVQPLMPILLLFGVIGIHSAAQLFTGGARRSVLVGGVVVALLFTVSQLPAWSLRQAQQAAGIRDQQVTISHWIKGHLPRGASVAVNDVGAIAYFSDRYVVDLIGLATTGFATPNLQVPAASTRNCGTCRSSGDRTTSSSSTRGACTASGRAACSAAS